Proteins found in one Maridesulfovibrio sp. genomic segment:
- a CDS encoding methyl-accepting chemotaxis protein yields MRIKSINSVVAVIIFVLISLTISIGVWWVADSTYHAIFKEQKNAMQSMVDQSEKALELYMGQTSDVVKLIAKGDPVREALIRGNIGPAAMQLKGLMESSSDYWAAFVFDDKGKVVAGFNAKGKDMAGADRSSRGYVKKVLSGTDFYIQDDVLISKSGGGIMIYAIAHAVRDASGKIVGGLGIFPKWERYTKSFIDPFHIGKDGYCFMVDSKGRIIAHATNKKLYLKDVSKYDFAKTILSEKNGAAAYEWEGREKYMVFKTMPDTGWAIVVSAYENDLTAAATHQRNILLIGGAVVVLILSLVMVIMLRRLVLQPVENILEFSTEIAEGNLKAELQGNYQYEFENLANKINTMVTELKVKLGFSEGVLNGLTIPCGVVDPDGKMIWCNQLVCDLLETDHTPETAVGLPAGEFYYGDSQKENAFQKALKQKEAIELDMDYTGFKGSVRNIHISTTPFYDMDGNMLGSLSAWVDMTEIKQQARAIEKQNERITVAAAEAEHISQSLSSAADELSAQIEQSNRGAQEQRDRVAETSTAMEEMNATVLEVAQNAGAAAEDANSARDKAENGSQLAQQMIESADGVRSQAEALRESMEQLGVEASAIGNVLSVISDIADQTNLLALNAAIEAARAGDAGRGFAVVADEVRKLAENTMSATGEVGEAITKIQNMTKQNVSATEVAAESAQNSSELAHESGRNLSEILTLVGNASDQIRAIATAAEEQSATSEEINRATEDISRISLETSQGMSESANAVQDVAGMASKLNSVIEDIQPDK; encoded by the coding sequence ATGCGAATCAAGAGTATTAACTCTGTTGTTGCCGTTATTATTTTTGTTTTGATCTCTTTGACTATTTCGATAGGAGTTTGGTGGGTAGCAGACAGTACATACCATGCAATATTTAAAGAGCAGAAAAATGCCATGCAGAGCATGGTTGATCAGTCTGAAAAGGCTCTTGAGCTTTATATGGGACAGACCTCTGATGTTGTAAAACTGATTGCTAAAGGGGATCCTGTTCGTGAGGCCCTTATCCGTGGTAATATAGGGCCTGCAGCGATGCAGTTGAAGGGCTTAATGGAGTCCTCCAGTGATTATTGGGCAGCTTTTGTCTTTGACGATAAAGGAAAAGTTGTCGCCGGTTTCAATGCCAAGGGCAAGGATATGGCCGGGGCGGATCGTTCTTCCCGAGGCTATGTAAAAAAAGTTCTTTCCGGTACAGATTTTTATATTCAGGACGATGTCCTTATTTCTAAGAGTGGCGGCGGCATAATGATCTACGCTATTGCCCACGCTGTGCGCGATGCTTCCGGCAAGATCGTCGGTGGTCTCGGTATTTTTCCCAAGTGGGAAAGATACACCAAAAGCTTTATAGATCCTTTCCATATAGGTAAAGACGGCTACTGTTTCATGGTGGACAGCAAGGGACGCATAATTGCCCATGCCACCAACAAGAAGTTGTATTTAAAAGATGTATCAAAGTATGATTTTGCCAAGACTATTCTTTCCGAGAAAAACGGTGCTGCAGCTTATGAATGGGAAGGGCGCGAAAAGTACATGGTTTTTAAGACCATGCCTGATACCGGGTGGGCCATTGTAGTTTCGGCTTATGAGAATGATCTTACCGCCGCGGCTACCCACCAGCGTAATATCCTGCTCATCGGCGGGGCTGTTGTTGTACTGATTCTGAGCTTAGTGATGGTTATTATGCTTAGAAGGCTTGTGCTGCAGCCGGTGGAGAACATCCTTGAATTTTCAACTGAGATTGCCGAAGGAAACCTCAAGGCTGAATTACAGGGTAACTATCAGTATGAATTTGAAAACCTAGCGAATAAAATTAATACGATGGTTACGGAGCTTAAAGTCAAGCTCGGTTTTTCCGAGGGTGTGCTTAACGGACTGACCATTCCGTGCGGTGTTGTTGATCCGGACGGTAAGATGATCTGGTGTAACCAGCTTGTCTGTGATTTGCTTGAAACCGACCATACTCCTGAAACCGCAGTAGGGCTTCCCGCCGGTGAGTTTTATTACGGTGATTCCCAAAAAGAAAACGCATTCCAAAAAGCGCTGAAGCAAAAGGAAGCCATAGAGCTGGATATGGATTACACCGGCTTTAAGGGCAGTGTTAGGAATATACATATTTCTACAACCCCGTTTTACGATATGGATGGCAACATGCTCGGTTCCCTGTCCGCCTGGGTCGATATGACTGAGATTAAGCAGCAGGCCCGTGCTATCGAAAAACAGAATGAACGTATAACCGTTGCCGCCGCAGAGGCGGAGCATATTTCGCAATCCCTTTCCAGTGCGGCTGATGAGCTTTCCGCCCAGATTGAACAATCCAACCGGGGTGCTCAGGAGCAGCGGGACCGAGTTGCTGAAACTTCCACTGCCATGGAAGAAATGAATGCCACTGTTTTGGAGGTGGCCCAGAATGCCGGAGCAGCGGCTGAAGATGCCAATTCCGCCCGTGACAAGGCTGAAAACGGTTCGCAACTGGCGCAGCAGATGATTGAATCGGCAGACGGTGTGCGTTCTCAAGCTGAAGCGCTTAGAGAATCCATGGAGCAGCTTGGAGTAGAAGCAAGCGCAATAGGTAATGTTCTTAGCGTGATCAGTGACATTGCCGATCAGACCAATCTGTTGGCCCTTAACGCCGCTATTGAGGCCGCACGGGCCGGTGATGCCGGACGCGGTTTCGCGGTTGTTGCCGATGAGGTTCGCAAGCTGGCAGAGAATACCATGTCTGCCACCGGTGAAGTAGGTGAAGCCATAACTAAAATTCAGAATATGACTAAGCAGAATGTTTCTGCCACTGAAGTTGCCGCTGAATCCGCTCAAAACAGCAGTGAACTGGCTCACGAGTCCGGACGTAATCTTTCGGAAATACTGACATTGGTCGGCAATGCATCGGATCAGATTCGGGCGATTGCGACGGCTGCTGAAGAACAGTCCGCCACCAGTGAGGAAATCAATAGGGCGACTGAAGATATCAGTAGAATTTCTCTTGAAACCTCACAGGGTATGAGCGAATCTGCAAATGCCGTTCAGGATGTAGCCGGAATGGCCTCAAAGCTGAATAGTGTAATTGAGGATATCCAGCCGGATAAATAA
- a CDS encoding TraR/DksA C4-type zinc finger protein, producing MNDKQKEELKNKIAVEIENLTKQVENLKETVNPVKPDAAIGRLSRLDTMLNQGINKSSIAQSRQRILNLEDALNRLENDPFFGECEECGEDIPHVRLLALPESRFCVHCAEHFKE from the coding sequence ATGAATGATAAACAAAAAGAAGAACTTAAAAATAAAATTGCAGTTGAAATTGAAAACCTGACAAAGCAGGTCGAGAACCTTAAGGAAACGGTGAATCCGGTCAAACCGGACGCGGCGATAGGAAGGCTTTCCCGGTTGGATACTATGCTGAATCAGGGCATCAACAAAAGTTCCATAGCCCAGTCCCGCCAGCGAATTCTTAATCTGGAAGATGCCCTGAACCGTCTGGAAAATGATCCTTTTTTCGGGGAATGTGAGGAGTGCGGTGAAGATATTCCCCATGTACGGCTGCTGGCTCTTCCTGAGAGCCGTTTTTGCGTGCACTGTGCAGAGCACTTCAAGGAGTAG